The genomic window GATATCAAATACCCTTTTAGTTGTGAAACTGTCCATAGTTCTAATACAGTCAATTTATTTTTTGAAGGTTGAAGCTTTAATTCTTCAAATTCAAAAGGAGTTCCACAGAAAGGGCATCCGTTATAACGTTCTAAAGGAAATGTGTTCTCTGGAATATAGTGGCCACATGCGAGTTTTGTAACCATTGGTTTTTGGAACACATTGGCAAAAAAGGTAATTTTATGATCCATCACTGACTCATTAGTGGGAATATCCCACTGTTTCACTAATGGCATCCAGTTTTTCTCTACACCTTTTACCTCTTTTAATAAATTGAAGAGGTCTAATTGTACATTCTGTTCACACTGATTGACCTCTCTCAATAGTTCTTCAGAGAAAGTAAACCCCAAATTCGCACAGTTTGCTACAAGTAATGAGGTAGTGTGATGTAAGTCTATAGCATTAGTTACCGTCTTATTATTTGATGGAATAAACAATGCATTTTTTCTTAAAGCGACTTTTTGTAAATCTTTATTCATAATAATTAGTTTTTTAAATCAGGTAATCTTGTTTCTAGTTATTTTCCTTAAATAGAAGGACGAACCCTAGAAGTAAGAAACAATTGACCTTGAAAATATTGGGTAATCTAGAGGCTAGTTTAACCGATTATCCTCTTTTGGAGGCTCAGGAATCGAACCTGAATCTGAAGTAAGCATCTATTGACCCATGAGTAAGAAATAAGTCAGTAACATTTGTCCAAGTGAGGACATTCACCAAAAATTTAGCAGAACAGGTGGGATTCGAACCCACGACTCAAGTATTTAAATGAGTGAAGTAAGTATAAATTGACCATTGGTAATCTGAAAACTACTGGATTTGAACCAGTATTCCCGAAGGCTTACAAATTTGAAGTAAGTAAACATTGACCAATTGGTAATCATTATACTGACTTACCTTGCTCTACCAACTGAGCTACTGTTCTGATGTATATCAAAGTTGAAGTGCGACTACGCAACTAATTTGCGTAGTCTATTTTTTTCTTTTCCAAGGAGCATTTTTTTGCCAATCCCCAGCCATAATAGAACCAAAAGGAAGGATTTCATCCACGATTTCACCCAATCCAAATTCGTTCATTTGTTTTCTCACCGTCTTGGCATCTTTGTACGCTGAAGGCAATTCTGTAATATCGACTTCGTTTGAGTAGAATCTCACGTCCAAGCCTTTTGTTTCCTCAGCAAAAATTTCGGCTATAGTTTTATCACCTTTATTTTTTCGATGCTGAGATCGACTCAGATTTCTGCCAGCACCATGTGGGGCAAAACCTAAATTTGTATCACTTTTTGTGCCTTTTACCACTAAAATAGGTTCAGCCATATTCAAAGGAATCAAACGCAAATCAGAATCTTCTGGCATGAAGCTTTTGTGTAAGGGTGTCGCCCCTTTGGCATGATAAAATTTATCATCTTCTTTAAAGACAAAATTGTGTTCATTCCAAAAGCGATCCTTCACATCTATAGATAATTTATCGGCAATATCATCATGGATACAAGTGTGGTTTTGTTTTGTCCACTCTCTTATTATTTGAAGTGCCTTCCAATATTCCTGACCTTCATTGGTCTCGAAAGGAATCCAAGCATTTTGTTTAAGTGTTTTAGGCGATAATTTTCTTCTGAATTTCTCAGCCACTTTCATCCCCGATTTAAACAATTTTGCCCCTGGAGCCCTCGACCCGTGGTGAGTGACAACTACTGTATTTCCCGTATTTTTTGATGTTCCCACAAATAAAAAGTGGTTACCATCTCCTTGAGTACCTAAATGCTTTCTTGCATCTGCAATCATAAATTTTTGATTTAAAAATGCATTCTCTTCGAAAGCAATCAATAGCTCTTTAGGAAATCGGTATTGATCATCTCTACTTCTTCCCCCTGGACCAAAATGAGTCGCCTCATGTGCCGCGTCTAAGATTAACTTCGGGTCGACTTTTCCATAATCAGACAACATCAAAGAGCAACAGATATCGGCACTGTGCATCCCAGGGTGGATGGCATTTTCAGTTACCACAACACCTCCAACTGGAATTGTTCCAACAGCTCCACTTGGGCAAGCATCAGGCATAATAGCACCATCGATAACTGTAGGTGTTTTCATCACCTCATTCATTGTTTTTACTACCGATGCCACATTGGATTCTTCCAATTCATTTTCACCTTTAATGTTGATGGCAAAATCAACTGCTTTTTCATGAAGTTCAATGATTGGATCTGATTTGAATTGCTCCAAATAAATCATCATCTCTTCATCTGAAAGCCCGTTTTCATTGATGTGGTTGATGGCTTCTTGAAACCACTTATCAGGTCTAAAACCTAATTCGATTAAGGTATATCCATTAATATTTTTCTTTTCCATGATTATAAAAATTTAATCATCTGAAGGAAGATATTCAATTTTTTACTTCCTTCTTTTTGATAACACTTCAAAGGTGAAATCTTACTACGCAACTATTTTGCGTACTTGCAAACAATTTTTAATTTTGTTGTTATGGCACAAAATAAGAATGCTTTAATACGCTATAAAACTATTGATAAATGTCTGCAAAACAGATATAAAGAGTGGACTCTTGATGATTTGATTGAAGCTTGTTCGGAAGCATTGTACGAATATGAGGGTAGGGACATTAACGTGAGTAAAAGAAGCGTGCAATTGGATATTCAGATGATGCGTAGTGATAAACTTGGTTATAACGCTCCTATTGTGGTCTATAATAAGAAGTACTATAAATACGATGATGACAATTATTCGATCATGAATATTCCATTGAATGAGAATGACATGAGTATATTGTCCGAGACCGTAGAGATGCTGAAGCAGTTTAAAGACTTCTCTTTATTCTCTGAGTTAGGTGGCATTATCAAAAGGTTGGAGGATAAGGTGTATTCTGAAAAGACAAATCAGCCTTGTATCATTCATTTTGATAAAAACGAAAACCTTAAGGGGCTTCAACATTTGGATATCATCTATCAGGCGATTTTGAAAGAGGTATGTTTAAATGTGAAGTATCAATCTTTTACTGCTAAGAAACCTACACATATCGTATTCTATCCTTATATATTAAAGGAGTTTAATAATCGATGGTTTATGGTGGGTAAACGAAAGAACAATCGAGTAATTCTCAATTTTGCTTTAGATAGAATTATGGAAATTGACTATAATTTTGTCGATGAATATATCAAAGAGCCTTTTGATGGAGAAAAATACTATAAAGATACCATTGGGGTTACGGTGATGAATAAGAAGCAATTATATGAGTGTCATCTAAAAGTAAACAAAATCAATGCTCCCTATGTATTGACCAAACCGATTCATCAATCTCAAAAACTAGTAGAAGAATTGGAAGATGGTAGTGTTATTATCTCCGTCTATGTACATATTAATTATGAGTTTGAAAGAATTATTTTAGGTTTTGGCGATAGTATGGAAGTGATAAAGCCTTGGACATTGAAAAGTAGAATGAAGTGGAGGTTAAAGAAGGCGTATTTGAATTATGAGAAGGAGAAGGAAGATTGAATTAATTGTAAATGCAAAATTCCATTCATGCCTAGGCCTGAAGTCCTAGGCTGGTGATAATTATACCTATCAAGACTTAAGTCTTGACAGGTTTGGATGAGTATTTTCCACGTCAAAATTGTTAAAGACTTTAGTCTTTAACAATCTAATTATCACCAGCCCCAGACTTGAGTCTGGGACTCGGACTCCTGATGATTTTTTGTTGCCTAAATGTATTTTTGAAAAAGAAAATAGATGGACAACACTGCAAATATTGGCCCCCAATATTGAATATTAATCCAAAAAAGAGTGTGATTGGGTTTAATGACAACTTCTTTTCCAGAAGTCTTATCAATAAAAGTTTGTGCTTCTTGCTGATTCCATCTTTTACCCATGAACCAACAGAAAAGTGCGGTAATCATAAACGTAATACCAAAACCTAAATCTGCTTTTAAATCTGGTAAAACAAATGCACTAAAAATAAAAGAGGCTACTAATACTAGGATGGCTAAAATGCCTTTTCCTGACCATACGACCATAATAAAAAAATTGTGCTTTAATAGAGTTAAAGAGTCTATTTAGCTAGTTTGACATAATACTTATCTCGAAGAGAAAGATTGCTTTAATAAATGTCTAATATACTGAGAAACTAATTTTTGTAAAAACTTTACCAGTAATGTTTTTAGTGTTTATAATCACTATTTTCGCTACTTTAAAGTGTTTTTAAAATAACATTCCATACGTTATTCTTTTTGGGGAAACTTTTATAGTTTGAAGGAGTGGTACTCATCAAAATTCTGAAGACTTTAGTCGTTATGGATCTAATTATTCCAAACCTCAGGATTCAATAAATGATTAATATCTTTGTGAAAAATTAGAAACAAACATGAAAATAATCACATCAATAATCTACCTATTACCAATAATAATTTTCATCGCCTGTCAAAAAAACGATGGACAAGATACACCTGATTTAGATCAAAATCTAAATGAGGTAATTATCAGTTTAGAAGAATATAATCTAGCACCTAGAGATTATGTGGCTCTAGAATCATATAAAATAGAAGATGATTCATTAAAAATAACATATAGCTCTAGTGGATGTAGTGGTGATTCTTGGGAGGTGAGGTTGATTGATTCAGGATTGATATTAGAATCTTATCCCCCTCAAAGAAGTTTGGTGTTTTCCTTTAAAAATGATGAAGCTTGTGAGGCCTATATCACTAAAGAAATAGCATTTGATATATCAAAGTTGAAAATAGAAGATGATAGTGTCTATTTGAATTTGACGAATTGGGGTGTTTCTGTTTTGTATATAGATAAATAATATACACTCAAGGTTAAAATCCTAAGGTGTTGATAATTATGCCTTTTAAGACTGAAGTCTTGAAAGGCTTTACCGTGTTCTATTACGATCATAACAATTTCAATGATCGAATGTACACATCAAAATTCGTAAAGACTTCAGTCTTTAGGAATCTAATTATTCCGAGCCTCAGGATTTATCCTGGAGTATATATACCATCATTATTTGTACGAATTTTTTCTTTCTATTTTGATACCCTTCTAAACCAACAACACCATTTTTTGAGAATGATCGTCATTTTTTTACCCTGCATTATTCCCCTACTTGGGATTGTAATATTATGACCTGATTTGTTTATGACCTAAATATGAATTGAAAATAGATACTTACTATAAATAATCAGGTGACCTACTCCAGAAAAATGATCTAAATGTCATGGCACGACCAACAACAAAAATTGAATTAATAGAAACAGCAGCAGCAAAATTCGATAAACTTTGGGAGATAATAGATGCGATTCCTCAAGAAATTATGGAAGTACCTTTTGATTTTTCTAATGACCCTAAGAAAAAAGAAGCCCATTGGACACGCGATAAAAACCTTAGAGATGTATTGGTGCACTTGTTCGAGTGGCATGAATTACTATTAAATTGGATCAATTCGAATACCGAAGGGGAGGAGATGCCTTTCTTGCCGCACCCATATAATTGGAAAACTTACGGAGAGTTAAATCAGGAATTTTGGTGTAGACATCAAGAGACAAAATTAGAAAGTGCCAAAGAAATGCTTAAATTGAGTCATAATGCTGTAATGGAATTGATAGAGGAATTTACAGATAAACAGTTGTTTACAAAAAAATATTTCGATTGGACAGGCACTACGACTCTTGGAAGCTATTGTGTATCGGCTACTTCAAGTCATTATGATTGGGCAATTAAAAAACTGAGAGCACATAAAAAGAATGTGATGATCGAAATGCATGCATAAATATCACTTTGAAAAAACTCTTAGAAGACATCTCTAAATGTACATTGTGTGAGCCTCATTTGGATCTTGGGGCTCGTCCCGTAGTGGAAGCAAGTGCAACAAGTAAAATAGTAATTATTGGTCAGGCACCAGGGACAAAAGTTCACAAAAGTGGTGTGCCTTGGGACGATCAAAGTGGGGAGAACCTAAGAAATTGGATGGACATTGACGCTGACACATTTTATGATGTCAGTAAAATTGCCATTATTCCCATGGGATTTTGTTATCCGGGGAAAGCCAAAACAGGAGATAAGCCCCCTAGAAAAGAATGTGCTCCAAAATGGCATCAATTACTCTTAGATAATATGAAGGAAGTCAAATTGACTTTACTTATCGGCAAGTATGCACAAGATTATTACCTTCAGAATAAAACAAAGAAAACCCTCACCGAAACGGTAAAACAGTTTCATGAATATTTACCCCATCACTTTGTTTTACCTCATCCATCGCCAAGAAATAATATTTGGCAAGCGAAGAATCCGTGGTTTAAAAGTGATGTTTTGCCAGCATTAAAAAGTGAAGTTCAAAGAATATTACTATAATTGATGATCATACAAAAAGAGTGTCAAATTCAACGTCAGCTAAAATTCAACACTCTTCATTTTTAGAAAATACTATTTATTACCAAGCCACTTCCTCTCCCAAATGCATAAACTTCCCATTAAAATCAGTTTCTTCTTTTAAAGAAAGACTTACTGAGGTCTTGGCTCCATCTACAATTTCCATTGGGGCATTTTTCGTTCCCAAGTCAGTTTTTACCCAACCCGGATGTGCTGAGTTTACCTTCACATTTGTTCCTTTTAAAGAAGCTGCAAGGTGTACTGTAAAGGCATTTAAAGCTGCTTTTGAAGCATCATAAGCAAATGGTTTTACGGTATAATAAGGAGATTCCACATCGCTTTGTACCGTATTTGAACCCAAAATACTTGATAGGTTTACAATCCTGCCTGCATCACTCTTTTTCAAAAGAGGAAGTAACTCTTGAGTTAGTTTTACGATACTGAAAAAGTTGACATCAAATGTTTCAGCTAGAGTGGCAGATGAGATACTCTCAGATGTATTGGTTCCAAGAGGTTCATCAGGATGAATAATTCCTGCATTGTTGACAAGAATATCTAGTCGACCATATTGTGATGCAATGAAATCTTTCACACCTAAAATGTGATCCACATTGGTTGCTTCCAACTGAAGCAATTCGACATCCAATCCTTCACTTTTTAGTTGATTTACTGCTTCTTGTCCTTTGACTTTATCTCTCGATGCCATCAAAACTTTGATTCCTTTTGCTCCAAGTTGACGAGCTGTTTCGAATCCTAAACCTTTGTTTGCGCCTGTGATTAATGCTATTCTTTTCATAGTATTTTTGATTTATGTTTGAATGATGATGATACAAATGTATTGGGCTTGTGATATAAAATGAAATAGTTTAATTTTGGTTATGATATAAAAATATTAATATCAGTATGATTAATCTAGAATGGTACAGAACCTTTAAAGCGGTATATAAGCTTCATAGTTATTCGAAAGCAGCAGAAGAATTATTCCTTACTCAGCCTGCGGTAAGTAATCAAATGAATATGTTGGAGGCAGCTGTTGGACACAAATTATTTACTCGAAAATCAAAAGGGGTAGAACCGACTGATCATGCAAAGTTTCTAAATAACCTCATCATAGAGTCCTTAGACACACTCGAAAAAGTGGAATCTAGTTATAGTAAGTCAGTAAAGAAAGAAGAAAGGGATTATACTTTTGGAATCAGTGAGAATCTTTATAAGTCATTTGTTTCTGATAAAATTCTCACCTCATTTAAATATCTTACTGTTCATTTTGAAAACGACAATAAGAAGCTTTTTGATTTAGTCAACCAACAGCAGGTGGATGCCGGAATAATTAGGGGAGACAATCCTACTTTTGATGTCCTTACTCACAAAATTGCAAGTTCTAAATTGGTGATTGTTGGTCATCCTAAATTGGATCGTACTGAATTAGATCTGTTCATTAAGAACGATGATGAATTGGGTATTCAAAATTGGTTAGAGCATCAGGTTTGGTTTTCTCATATGGCGGCCAACCCTTTTATCAAAAAGTTTTGGATGTATTGTTTTAATAAACGTCGGCCAAAAATATTTACCAATTACATCATTCCAAACGAGTATTTTATGCTAGAGGAATTAACGAAAATTGAAGGAGTTGCAGTGGTATTAAAGGAAAATGCAAAATCGTATATCGAAGATCAATCACTTCAATTAATTTGGGAATCAGATAAATACCCTACAAGAGATTATTATCTGATTGCCCATAAGAAACAAGAGGAATTATTTGAGATGTTGAAACAATTATTCGGTAATGAATAATTACTTTAATTCACTCAACCATAACTCCGCCAAGCCTTTCCATTTTGGAGCATTTTTATTGGCAATTCCCATACCATAGCCATGACCACCTTCAGGGTACAAATGCATGTCTGCCATTACTTTATGTTTAACCAATGCCTGATAAAAACGAATGGAATTCTCTACAGGTACAGCTCCGTCATCTCCGGAATGAACAATAAAAGTAGTCGGTGTTTTATCATTTACTTGTAGTTCATTTGAGAACTGATCAACTAACTTTTTATCTGGTGATTTTCCCAATAATTTATTTTTTGACCCTTCATGAGTTACCCCTTTTTGCATACTGATCACTGGATAAAGCAACATCAAAAAATTAGGTTGGAATGCTTCCTCATCCACCTTATCATTTGATGTATAATAAGCTTCTTGATGTGTAGCTAGAGTAGAGGCTAAATGTCCGCCAGCAGAAAAGCCCATCACCCCAATTTTATCTTTATCAATATTAAATTCCTCAGCATGAGCGCGGATATAGCGCATGGCTCTTTGTGCATCTTGGATAGGAGCTTTATAAGAAGTTTTCACCGAAGCAGCTTGAGGCATTCTGTATTTTAAAACAAAAGCAGCAATCCCGTTACTGTTCAGCCATTGACCTACCTCTGTTCCTTCCCAATCGTAGGAAACACCGGCATATCCACCACCTGGCAAAATGAGCACAGCTTTTCCATTACTGCTTCTTTTGGATGGCAACATAATTTCCATCTCAGGTTTTTGAATATTCATTGTAAAGTTGAAGTCCCTGTTTGGAGCAATGTACTCTTTGTCATCTGTAGCCGTATAATTTGGTATTTTGTCCTCTTCCCAAAGTGGAACTAGATGTTGTGCACACAATTGACTTACTATTAAAAAATAGAAGGATAAAAAGGTAAGTAATTTCATTTCTTTTTTGTTTGTTAACTAGGTGATAAAGATAGGTAAGTTTCTATTTGAAATAGAATTTAAACATATAAATATCTTTTAAATCGTAATTGCAGAGTGAATTTTTAGTATCAGAAGTAATGGTCTAAAATCGTGTTTTGAAACATGAAACAATCACTTAATTTAGTTACATGTTCCAATAAACCTTTTATATTTAGACTGAAAAATAAACGGAGCAAACAC from Flammeovirga yaeyamensis includes these protein-coding regions:
- a CDS encoding RtcB family protein; protein product: MEKKNINGYTLIELGFRPDKWFQEAINHINENGLSDEEMMIYLEQFKSDPIIELHEKAVDFAINIKGENELEESNVASVVKTMNEVMKTPTVIDGAIMPDACPSGAVGTIPVGGVVVTENAIHPGMHSADICCSLMLSDYGKVDPKLILDAAHEATHFGPGGRSRDDQYRFPKELLIAFEENAFLNQKFMIADARKHLGTQGDGNHFLFVGTSKNTGNTVVVTHHGSRAPGAKLFKSGMKVAEKFRRKLSPKTLKQNAWIPFETNEGQEYWKALQIIREWTKQNHTCIHDDIADKLSIDVKDRFWNEHNFVFKEDDKFYHAKGATPLHKSFMPEDSDLRLIPLNMAEPILVVKGTKSDTNLGFAPHGAGRNLSRSQHRKNKGDKTIAEIFAEETKGLDVRFYSNEVDITELPSAYKDAKTVRKQMNEFGLGEIVDEILPFGSIMAGDWQKNAPWKRKK
- a CDS encoding helix-turn-helix transcriptional regulator; the protein is MAQNKNALIRYKTIDKCLQNRYKEWTLDDLIEACSEALYEYEGRDINVSKRSVQLDIQMMRSDKLGYNAPIVVYNKKYYKYDDDNYSIMNIPLNENDMSILSETVEMLKQFKDFSLFSELGGIIKRLEDKVYSEKTNQPCIIHFDKNENLKGLQHLDIIYQAILKEVCLNVKYQSFTAKKPTHIVFYPYILKEFNNRWFMVGKRKNNRVILNFALDRIMEIDYNFVDEYIKEPFDGEKYYKDTIGVTVMNKKQLYECHLKVNKINAPYVLTKPIHQSQKLVEELEDGSVIISVYVHINYEFERIILGFGDSMEVIKPWTLKSRMKWRLKKAYLNYEKEKED
- a CDS encoding ClbS/DfsB family four-helix bundle protein; its protein translation is MARPTTKIELIETAAAKFDKLWEIIDAIPQEIMEVPFDFSNDPKKKEAHWTRDKNLRDVLVHLFEWHELLLNWINSNTEGEEMPFLPHPYNWKTYGELNQEFWCRHQETKLESAKEMLKLSHNAVMELIEEFTDKQLFTKKYFDWTGTTTLGSYCVSATSSHYDWAIKKLRAHKKNVMIEMHA
- a CDS encoding uracil-DNA glycosylase family protein yields the protein MKKLLEDISKCTLCEPHLDLGARPVVEASATSKIVIIGQAPGTKVHKSGVPWDDQSGENLRNWMDIDADTFYDVSKIAIIPMGFCYPGKAKTGDKPPRKECAPKWHQLLLDNMKEVKLTLLIGKYAQDYYLQNKTKKTLTETVKQFHEYLPHHFVLPHPSPRNNIWQAKNPWFKSDVLPALKSEVQRILL
- a CDS encoding SDR family oxidoreductase — translated: MKRIALITGANKGLGFETARQLGAKGIKVLMASRDKVKGQEAVNQLKSEGLDVELLQLEATNVDHILGVKDFIASQYGRLDILVNNAGIIHPDEPLGTNTSESISSATLAETFDVNFFSIVKLTQELLPLLKKSDAGRIVNLSSILGSNTVQSDVESPYYTVKPFAYDASKAALNAFTVHLAASLKGTNVKVNSAHPGWVKTDLGTKNAPMEIVDGAKTSVSLSLKEETDFNGKFMHLGEEVAW
- a CDS encoding LysR family transcriptional regulator; translated protein: MINLEWYRTFKAVYKLHSYSKAAEELFLTQPAVSNQMNMLEAAVGHKLFTRKSKGVEPTDHAKFLNNLIIESLDTLEKVESSYSKSVKKEERDYTFGISENLYKSFVSDKILTSFKYLTVHFENDNKKLFDLVNQQQVDAGIIRGDNPTFDVLTHKIASSKLVIVGHPKLDRTELDLFIKNDDELGIQNWLEHQVWFSHMAANPFIKKFWMYCFNKRRPKIFTNYIIPNEYFMLEELTKIEGVAVVLKENAKSYIEDQSLQLIWESDKYPTRDYYLIAHKKQEELFEMLKQLFGNE
- a CDS encoding alpha/beta hydrolase, with the translated sequence MKLLTFLSFYFLIVSQLCAQHLVPLWEEDKIPNYTATDDKEYIAPNRDFNFTMNIQKPEMEIMLPSKRSSNGKAVLILPGGGYAGVSYDWEGTEVGQWLNSNGIAAFVLKYRMPQAASVKTSYKAPIQDAQRAMRYIRAHAEEFNIDKDKIGVMGFSAGGHLASTLATHQEAYYTSNDKVDEEAFQPNFLMLLYPVISMQKGVTHEGSKNKLLGKSPDKKLVDQFSNELQVNDKTPTTFIVHSGDDGAVPVENSIRFYQALVKHKVMADMHLYPEGGHGYGMGIANKNAPKWKGLAELWLSELK